One window of the Paenibacillus beijingensis genome contains the following:
- a CDS encoding IS110 family transposase, which translates to MVTGLQPLHLAIWRSLIYEVKDVARAVSYRGIALGSPLEFGSHNKGFQLFGRWIQDLLKSYKLSKVIVGMEPAGHYWLSLARQLSGKGMEAVLINPHVVKKN; encoded by the coding sequence TTGGTAACGGGTCTACAGCCCTTACATCTCGCCATCTGGAGGTCGCTCATCTATGAAGTTAAGGACGTCGCCCGCGCGGTCAGTTATCGGGGAATTGCCCTTGGATCGCCACTGGAATTCGGCAGCCATAACAAAGGCTTTCAACTGTTCGGCCGTTGGATTCAAGATCTGCTCAAGTCTTACAAGCTAAGCAAAGTCATCGTGGGCATGGAACCCGCCGGTCACTACTGGCTGAGCCTGGCACGCCAGCTATCAGGCAAAGGAATGGAGGCTGTTCTTATAAATCCCCACGTCGTCAAAAAGAACTAG
- the abc-f gene encoding ribosomal protection-like ABC-F family protein, whose protein sequence is MLIVKAIDLHKSLSGAALFEQVSFEVREGERLALFGRNGAGKTTLLQGLLGKIDFDQGTIRRELPLEHWGWLEQHVDVSPDDTVLEFVQSGSAELYRLKQELERLQQRMNGQASSRPAAPEWVNGQASGRHSAPEHAAEEMYGGEAMDTVLERYGRMYERYVQLDGYAWEVKVEKSLGLMRLDPSLWTQPFCSLSGGQKTRAQLAALLVREPKFIVLDEPTNHLDEESLDWLEMWVRAYPGTVLYVSHDRTFIDRTADAVIELEAGGCRRYTGGYTDYRRQKELELRTQETAYKKQEQEREKLLESIRRYSEWFHQAHRSAGQNDFYRSKSKKNVSRLHAKEAALERLESARVQKPREAAGLHMQLVAESFAARALLRMEGVGFAHETGRELFKQFGLSVNRGDRIAVLGPNGAGKSTLLKLIAGLLQPMAGAVRLHPQAKIGYFAQELDHLETEETILGSLLKLPDMTQTRARTIMGCFLFSREDAYKRIGQLSMGEKCRVAFLMLLFSGANLLVLDEPTNYLDIDTRERVEEALLEYAGAFVVVSHDRYFIRRAANRLIVMDEAGAPQLFSGTYDEYRFKDRSRPLSPEEQGRDNERVQLQLRLAQLMSMEEPDEEEERLRLLEEIRQLRQRL, encoded by the coding sequence ATGCTGATTGTCAAAGCGATCGATCTTCATAAAAGTTTAAGCGGGGCCGCTTTATTCGAACAGGTTTCTTTTGAAGTAAGAGAGGGAGAGCGCCTCGCCCTGTTCGGGCGCAACGGCGCCGGCAAAACGACGCTGCTGCAGGGACTGCTCGGAAAAATTGATTTTGACCAGGGGACGATCCGCCGGGAACTTCCGCTCGAGCATTGGGGCTGGTTGGAGCAGCATGTCGATGTAAGTCCCGATGATACGGTGCTTGAATTCGTGCAGTCCGGATCGGCGGAGCTGTACCGGCTCAAGCAGGAGCTAGAGCGGCTGCAGCAGCGGATGAACGGACAGGCGAGCAGCCGTCCTGCAGCGCCGGAGTGGGTGAACGGACAGGCAAGCGGCCGTCATTCAGCGCCGGAGCATGCGGCGGAAGAGATGTACGGCGGGGAAGCGATGGACACCGTTCTGGAGCGGTACGGCCGGATGTACGAACGGTATGTGCAGCTGGACGGGTATGCGTGGGAAGTAAAGGTAGAGAAAAGTCTCGGGCTGATGAGGCTCGATCCGTCACTGTGGACGCAGCCGTTTTGCAGCTTAAGCGGCGGTCAAAAAACGAGAGCCCAGCTGGCGGCGCTGCTTGTCCGGGAACCGAAATTTATCGTACTGGACGAACCGACCAACCATTTGGATGAGGAGTCGCTCGATTGGCTGGAGATGTGGGTGCGCGCCTATCCCGGCACGGTTTTGTACGTGTCCCACGACCGGACATTTATCGACCGCACGGCGGACGCCGTGATCGAGCTGGAAGCCGGTGGCTGCCGCCGCTATACGGGCGGGTATACCGATTACCGCCGGCAGAAGGAGCTGGAGCTGCGAACGCAGGAAACGGCGTACAAGAAGCAGGAGCAGGAACGCGAGAAGCTGCTGGAAAGCATCCGGCGTTATTCGGAGTGGTTTCATCAGGCGCATCGCTCAGCGGGGCAAAACGATTTTTACCGGTCGAAATCGAAGAAAAACGTCTCCCGTCTGCATGCGAAAGAGGCCGCTCTCGAGCGGCTGGAAAGCGCCCGGGTCCAAAAGCCGCGCGAGGCCGCAGGGCTTCATATGCAGCTCGTTGCCGAATCGTTTGCCGCGCGGGCGCTACTGCGGATGGAAGGTGTGGGCTTTGCCCATGAGACCGGCCGGGAGCTGTTCAAGCAGTTCGGACTGTCGGTGAACCGGGGCGACCGGATTGCCGTATTAGGACCGAACGGGGCGGGAAAATCGACGCTGCTGAAGCTGATCGCGGGACTTTTGCAGCCGATGGCCGGAGCCGTCCGGCTGCATCCACAGGCGAAAATCGGCTATTTTGCCCAGGAGCTTGACCATCTCGAGACGGAGGAAACGATTTTGGGAAGTTTGCTCAAGCTTCCGGACATGACGCAGACGAGGGCACGCACCATTATGGGATGCTTCCTTTTTTCGCGGGAGGACGCCTATAAGAGGATCGGTCAGCTTAGCATGGGGGAAAAGTGCCGTGTCGCCTTCCTCATGCTGCTGTTCAGCGGGGCCAACCTGCTCGTGCTCGACGAACCGACCAATTACCTCGATATCGATACCCGCGAGCGGGTGGAGGAAGCGCTGCTGGAGTATGCCGGCGCCTTCGTCGTCGTCAGCCATGACCGCTATTTCATCCGCAGGGCGGCAAACCGTTTGATCGTGATGGACGAAGCCGGTGCCCCGCAGCTGTTCTCCGGCACTTATGACGAATACCGCTTCAAGGACCGGAGCCGCCCGCTTTCTCCCGAGGAGCAGGGACGGGACAACGAGCGCGTCCAGCTGCAGCTGCGGCTGGCTCAACTCATGAGCATGGAAGAACCTGACGAAGAGGAAGAGCGGCTGCGATTGCTGGAGGAGATTCGGCAGCTGCGGCAGCGTCTGTGA
- a CDS encoding metal-dependent hydrolase produces MKGSSHLITGTGVSLACAALLHTPLTPAAAAAAVIGSLLPDIDEPGALLLSRSLPKPALRLLKAVLLIAAAAVCWLARPYAPWNWAGCALLALSVFATDRKLRQALMLLIAAALITAGLIGIPWFVLQGGFPQYMLLPGEPLAAVIGGVLGLCALLPHRGFTHTLYATAIWTGLLYWIAPAEPAVWQAGGIAYLLHLLTDALTQRGIRPLPPLEWKLCIPLMRTGKFSAAVFETLFIGMTFVLVWIVFVQMGGWRLWIG; encoded by the coding sequence ATGAAAGGATCTTCCCATCTCATAACCGGCACCGGCGTCTCGCTCGCCTGTGCCGCTCTGCTGCATACCCCGCTTACTCCCGCAGCAGCCGCTGCGGCCGTTATCGGCAGCCTGCTGCCGGACATCGACGAGCCGGGCGCGCTGCTTCTCAGCCGTTCGCTGCCGAAGCCGGCGCTGCGGCTGCTCAAAGCGGTGCTGCTTATTGCCGCAGCCGCGGTCTGCTGGCTCGCCCGCCCGTACGCGCCGTGGAACTGGGCCGGGTGCGCGCTGCTCGCCCTGTCGGTGTTTGCCACCGACCGGAAGCTGCGGCAGGCGCTCATGCTGCTGATCGCCGCCGCGCTGATCACCGCCGGACTAATCGGCATTCCATGGTTCGTGCTGCAAGGCGGCTTTCCGCAATATATGCTGCTGCCGGGGGAGCCGCTCGCGGCCGTCATCGGAGGGGTGCTCGGCCTCTGCGCACTGCTGCCGCATCGGGGATTTACGCATACGCTGTATGCAACTGCAATCTGGACCGGGCTGCTGTATTGGATCGCGCCGGCGGAGCCTGCCGTTTGGCAGGCCGGCGGCATCGCCTACCTGCTCCACCTGCTCACCGACGCTTTGACCCAGCGGGGAATCCGCCCTTTGCCGCCGCTTGAATGGAAGCTGTGCATCCCGCTCATGCGGACCGGCAAATTCAGCGCAGCCGTATTCGAAACGCTGTTTATCGGCATGACGTTTGTGCTCGTATGGATCGTGTTTGTGCAGATGGGCGGTTGGAGGCTGTGGATAGGGTAA
- the modA gene encoding molybdate ABC transporter substrate-binding protein: MKVNVIVKTGWISLLVLLVVMAASGCGAGGSASKDNGSAAPDRTQSGTGEGAADAGAAAELTVSAAASLTDALNEIKAAYEASHPDVKLVFNFGASGTLQKQISQGAPADLFLSASSKNMKSLVDEGLVDAAEQTNLLAGELVVVVPAEGSGITKLEDLQNPAVSKVAVGIPESVPAGSYARDALTAANLWDKLQLKTVQAKDVRQVLSYVETGNADAGFVYRTDALATDKAKIAFAVAPSLYKPIVYPAGIVKATKNRDAAAAFYQYLQSEESLDVFRKYGFSVPTQ; encoded by the coding sequence ATGAAAGTGAATGTGATAGTGAAAACAGGCTGGATCAGCCTGCTCGTACTGCTTGTCGTTATGGCAGCTTCAGGCTGCGGAGCAGGGGGCAGCGCTTCAAAGGATAACGGCTCCGCCGCACCCGATCGGACGCAGAGCGGAACCGGCGAAGGCGCGGCTGACGCGGGTGCGGCCGCGGAACTGACCGTCTCGGCGGCGGCCAGCCTCACCGATGCGCTGAATGAGATTAAGGCCGCTTACGAGGCATCTCATCCGGATGTGAAGCTGGTCTTTAATTTCGGCGCTTCCGGCACGCTGCAGAAACAGATTTCACAGGGCGCACCCGCCGATCTGTTCTTGTCCGCCTCGTCCAAAAATATGAAGAGTCTCGTCGATGAAGGGCTTGTTGACGCCGCCGAGCAGACGAATCTGCTGGCCGGAGAGCTCGTTGTGGTCGTCCCGGCCGAGGGAAGCGGCATAACGAAGCTGGAGGACTTGCAAAATCCCGCCGTAAGCAAGGTTGCCGTCGGCATTCCGGAAAGCGTACCCGCCGGCAGCTACGCCCGCGACGCGCTTACCGCCGCCAACCTGTGGGACAAGCTGCAGTTGAAGACGGTGCAGGCGAAAGATGTGCGCCAAGTGCTGAGCTACGTCGAGACCGGCAACGCCGACGCCGGGTTCGTTTACCGCACCGACGCCCTTGCGACAGACAAGGCGAAAATCGCTTTTGCCGTCGCTCCTTCCCTGTACAAGCCGATCGTATACCCGGCCGGCATCGTCAAAGCGACGAAGAACCGTGACGCTGCCGCCGCTTTTTATCAGTATTTGCAATCGGAGGAATCGCTTGATGTCTTTCGGAAATACGGCTTTTCTGTGCCGACACAGTGA
- the map gene encoding type I methionyl aminopeptidase, translated as MTELKTEEEIGCIRKAGRVVAECHQAIARRIAPGVTTLEIDRFVERMMVERGARPAQKGYRGYPFATCASVNEIVCHGFPDTVPLQQGDIVTIDMVADVDGWKADSAWTYTIGKGSPQVEYLLKTAKQALFRGIQQALPGRRIGDIGQAVRQHAESSGFAVVPSFVGHGIGRDIHEPPEVSHVARAGSGGMLRDGTVLTIEPILTIGRPEVWIGSDGWTAQTRDGSWSAQFEHTVAVTAAGPVILTAL; from the coding sequence ATGACGGAGTTGAAAACGGAGGAGGAGATCGGCTGCATCCGAAAAGCGGGGCGAGTTGTGGCCGAGTGTCATCAAGCCATCGCGCGCCGCATCGCTCCGGGAGTGACGACGCTTGAAATCGACCGTTTTGTCGAGCGGATGATGGTCGAGCGCGGAGCCCGTCCCGCCCAGAAAGGGTACCGGGGCTATCCGTTCGCAACCTGCGCATCGGTTAACGAAATCGTCTGCCATGGGTTTCCGGATACCGTTCCGCTCCAGCAGGGGGATATCGTCACGATCGATATGGTAGCCGATGTGGACGGCTGGAAAGCGGACTCCGCATGGACCTATACGATCGGCAAAGGAAGCCCGCAGGTGGAATATTTGCTGAAGACGGCGAAACAGGCGCTGTTCCGGGGCATCCAGCAGGCGCTTCCCGGCAGGCGGATCGGCGATATCGGCCAAGCGGTTCGGCAGCATGCGGAGAGCAGCGGCTTCGCAGTCGTGCCCAGCTTCGTCGGTCACGGGATCGGCCGTGACATTCACGAGCCGCCGGAAGTAAGCCATGTGGCGCGGGCGGGCAGCGGGGGAATGCTGCGGGACGGAACGGTGCTGACGATTGAACCGATTCTGACGATCGGCAGACCGGAAGTGTGGATCGGCAGCGACGGCTGGACCGCCCAGACGAGAGACGGCTCATGGTCGGCGCAGTTCGAGCATACGGTAGCCGTCACCGCCGCCGGACCCGTTATTTTAACCGCATTATAG
- the fumC gene encoding class II fumarate hydratase, which produces MEYRIEKDTMGEIRVPADKLWGAQTQRSRENFRIGWERMPLAAVHAMAVVKKAAARANARLGVLDKTKAEAIESAADEIVAGRWDDQFPLVVWQTGSGTQTNMNVNEVIASRANQLLEEQGKGQSHRIHPNDDVNRSQSSNDTFPAAMHIAAVLEVEKRLLPALKTLQTTLGEKSKAFADIVKIGRTHLQDATPITLGQEISGWEAMLAKSASMIGSSVEAIRELALGGTAVGTGINAHPGFAAAVAEEVTALTGTRFETAPNKFHALTSHDQLVWVHGAVKGLAADLMKIANDVRWLASGPRCGIGELTIPENEPGSSIMPGKVNPTQCEALTMVACQVMGNDAAIGFAASQGNFELNVYKPVIIYNFLQSVVLLADAMLSFNEHCAVGIEPNRETIRRNLEQSLMLVTALNPHIGYENAAKIAKQAHKEGLTLKESAVRSGLLTEAQFDQYVRPEKMTGVIS; this is translated from the coding sequence ATGGAATACCGGATCGAAAAGGATACGATGGGCGAAATCCGCGTACCGGCGGACAAATTATGGGGCGCGCAGACGCAGCGCAGCCGCGAAAATTTCCGGATCGGCTGGGAGCGGATGCCGCTTGCGGCCGTTCATGCGATGGCGGTGGTGAAAAAAGCGGCCGCCCGCGCCAACGCAAGGCTCGGCGTGCTGGATAAGACAAAGGCGGAGGCGATCGAGAGCGCGGCGGACGAAATAGTGGCGGGGCGCTGGGACGACCAGTTCCCGCTCGTCGTCTGGCAGACGGGAAGCGGCACGCAGACGAACATGAACGTCAACGAAGTTATCGCTAGCCGCGCCAACCAGCTGCTCGAGGAGCAGGGTAAAGGGCAGTCGCACCGCATTCATCCGAACGATGACGTGAACCGTTCGCAAAGCTCCAACGACACTTTCCCGGCGGCGATGCATATCGCGGCCGTGCTGGAAGTCGAGAAGCGGCTGCTGCCGGCGCTGAAGACACTTCAAACGACATTGGGCGAGAAGAGCAAAGCGTTCGCGGATATTGTGAAAATCGGACGCACGCATTTGCAGGATGCCACCCCGATTACGCTTGGGCAGGAAATCAGCGGTTGGGAGGCTATGCTCGCGAAGTCGGCGTCTATGATTGGCAGCAGCGTCGAGGCGATCCGCGAGCTGGCGCTGGGCGGAACGGCGGTCGGCACCGGCATTAACGCGCATCCCGGCTTCGCGGCCGCCGTGGCGGAGGAGGTGACGGCGCTGACGGGCACCCGCTTCGAGACGGCGCCGAACAAGTTCCACGCGCTCACCAGCCACGATCAGCTGGTGTGGGTGCATGGCGCGGTCAAAGGCTTGGCGGCGGACCTGATGAAGATCGCCAACGACGTCCGCTGGCTGGCGAGCGGTCCGCGCTGCGGCATCGGCGAGCTGACGATTCCGGAGAACGAGCCGGGCAGCTCGATTATGCCTGGCAAAGTCAATCCGACGCAGTGCGAAGCGTTGACGATGGTCGCCTGCCAGGTGATGGGCAACGACGCGGCGATCGGATTTGCCGCCAGCCAGGGCAATTTTGAGCTGAACGTGTACAAGCCGGTCATTATTTACAACTTCCTGCAGTCGGTCGTGCTGCTGGCGGACGCGATGCTGTCGTTCAACGAGCACTGCGCGGTCGGCATTGAGCCGAATCGCGAGACGATCCGGCGCAACCTGGAGCAGTCGCTTATGCTTGTGACGGCGCTCAACCCGCATATCGGGTACGAGAATGCGGCGAAAATCGCCAAGCAGGCCCACAAGGAAGGGCTGACGCTGAAGGAAAGCGCCGTCCGCAGCGGGCTGCTGACCGAGGCGCAGTTTGACCAGTACGTGCGGCCGGAGAAGATGACCGGCGTGATTTCGTAG
- a CDS encoding chemotaxis protein CheB, with protein sequence MTLIQPGSVSETNDRQESVSNPVRIVGIGASAGGLDGLKNFFQNMSTESGLAFVVIQHLSPDHKSLMNEILARYTTMEIHIARDGMVIESDSVYLIPPRKSLTVRSGSLWLSDPHPDEIHFPIDHFYHSLAIDQGAQAIAVILSGTGSDGSRGIATVKRAGGIVFAQNEESAKFEGMPRSAIETGHVDYVLPPERIAQKLKLPSSLIPSASAVGTIGALPDPRTEEAIARILEKVRAHTCIDFSYYKRNSLLRRIEKRMAITGSADIQAYSEWLDENPDEISALRQDLLIHVTHFFRDPEAFVIIKEKVLPQLIMQKLNGKGNPELRIWTAGCSTGEEAYTLAMLVIEELEKQKLACLFTVRIFATDVDKQSIDYANHGVYPLSIENSVDKHYLTRFFVRQGDTYQVTKELRRVVVFAPHNLTKDPPFSNLDLISCRNMLIYLQSDMQLKVLSLFHFALSSSGFLFLGPSETIGKLSHMFEPYNSKWNVFRHKASRKSVSAPPLPVDRSSGGVTVLDGRERRRFSISAEHAENRKNSELYSTFVNEHMPPSLLLDENLDVRHLTGKIQPYLSPAEGRPSWNIHKMMEPGLAISIVTAANKIRAGEKRVRFRNRLVQTPSGEEVVDVLVKPFSSSGKAYNEYMLVTFEPVREEEENQLSQADLDENVRRQMLWLEQQLRDTEERLQAAIEELETSNEELQSTNEELIAANEELQSTNEELQAVNEELVTINAEYQFKIQELTELNNDMDLFLVSTKIGTIFLDTQFCVRRFTPAVTKEINLLDVDIGRPFSHISHNFLYNDFIKDAAQVLKLLRSLEKEIKSKTGKWYKMRMMPYRTLEHFTKGIIITFVDITELKEMNEELLRLSNAMEQSPVMVAITDLEGRIVFVNSTFLQMVGCSAESMYGKPLEGLNDWQASGVRYAEILDKLRRGDSWEGELAGIGCNGQTYWEQAKLLPILKRGETIHYMKISENITERKETEELLRKSEMLSAVGQLAAGIAHEIRNPLTALKGFTKLMQEDNKRNYISIMAMELERIEQIVSELLVLSKPQAMDFLPTALDAVLRDVVMLIEAQAIMNDVQLELTVPEEYLYVHGVANQLKQVFINLLKNGIEAMPGGGTITIKVSKDEGGMIWTTVQDQGIGIPPEKLAKLGEPFFSTKSKGTGLGLVMSYKIIENHHGKLVYESEPGKGTKVSVGLPSLPQLHH encoded by the coding sequence ATGACACTGATTCAGCCCGGCTCCGTTTCCGAAACGAATGACCGGCAGGAATCGGTTTCTAATCCGGTCCGGATCGTCGGGATCGGAGCTTCGGCGGGAGGGCTTGACGGCTTGAAAAACTTTTTCCAAAACATGAGTACGGAATCCGGATTAGCCTTTGTCGTCATTCAACACCTGTCACCGGATCATAAAAGTTTGATGAACGAAATTTTGGCCCGCTATACAACGATGGAGATTCATATTGCGCGTGACGGGATGGTTATTGAAAGCGACTCGGTTTATTTGATCCCGCCGCGCAAATCGTTGACGGTCCGCTCGGGGAGCTTGTGGCTGTCGGATCCGCATCCGGACGAGATCCATTTTCCGATCGACCACTTCTATCATTCGCTTGCCATCGACCAAGGGGCGCAGGCGATTGCCGTCATCTTGTCGGGAACGGGCAGCGACGGCTCGCGCGGAATCGCCACCGTCAAGCGGGCCGGGGGGATCGTCTTCGCCCAGAACGAAGAGTCCGCCAAGTTCGAGGGCATGCCGCGCAGCGCCATTGAGACGGGACATGTCGACTATGTGCTGCCGCCGGAGAGGATCGCGCAGAAGCTGAAATTGCCAAGCTCGCTTATTCCGAGCGCTTCGGCCGTCGGAACGATCGGCGCACTGCCCGATCCCCGCACGGAGGAGGCGATCGCGCGCATATTGGAGAAAGTGCGGGCGCATACCTGCATTGACTTCAGCTATTACAAAAGAAACAGTCTGCTGCGCCGCATCGAAAAAAGGATGGCCATTACAGGATCGGCGGATATCCAGGCGTATTCCGAGTGGTTAGACGAGAATCCGGACGAGATATCCGCGCTGCGCCAGGATTTGCTTATCCATGTCACCCATTTCTTCCGCGATCCGGAAGCGTTCGTCATCATCAAAGAGAAAGTGCTGCCGCAGCTCATTATGCAAAAGTTAAACGGCAAGGGCAACCCGGAGCTGCGGATTTGGACGGCCGGCTGCTCCACGGGAGAAGAAGCTTACACGCTGGCGATGCTGGTGATCGAAGAGCTGGAGAAGCAGAAGCTGGCGTGTCTGTTTACCGTGCGCATTTTTGCAACGGACGTCGACAAGCAATCGATCGATTACGCCAATCACGGGGTATATCCGCTCAGCATTGAAAATAGCGTGGACAAGCATTATCTGACCCGGTTTTTCGTCCGCCAGGGAGATACGTACCAGGTGACGAAGGAGCTGCGGCGGGTCGTCGTGTTCGCGCCCCATAATTTGACCAAGGATCCGCCGTTCAGCAATCTGGACCTCATTTCATGCCGGAACATGCTCATTTATTTGCAGTCGGATATGCAGCTGAAGGTGCTTTCCCTGTTCCACTTTGCGCTCAGCTCGTCAGGGTTTCTATTCCTGGGGCCTAGCGAAACAATCGGCAAGCTCAGTCACATGTTCGAGCCTTACAACAGCAAGTGGAATGTGTTCCGGCATAAAGCTTCGCGCAAATCGGTCTCTGCGCCGCCCTTGCCCGTTGACAGAAGCTCCGGCGGGGTGACCGTTCTGGACGGCCGCGAGCGGCGAAGGTTCAGCATTTCGGCGGAGCACGCGGAGAACCGGAAAAACAGCGAGCTGTACAGCACCTTTGTCAACGAGCATATGCCTCCTTCGCTCCTTCTGGACGAGAATTTGGACGTGAGGCATTTGACGGGCAAAATTCAGCCGTATCTGTCACCCGCCGAAGGACGGCCGAGCTGGAATATTCATAAAATGATGGAGCCCGGACTTGCGATATCGATCGTGACCGCTGCGAACAAAATCCGCGCCGGAGAGAAGCGGGTCCGCTTCCGCAATCGGCTCGTGCAAACACCGTCGGGGGAAGAGGTGGTCGATGTGCTCGTCAAGCCGTTCTCTTCTTCGGGTAAAGCATACAACGAATATATGCTCGTTACGTTCGAGCCGGTCCGGGAGGAAGAGGAGAACCAGCTCTCCCAGGCCGATCTGGACGAAAACGTCCGGCGGCAGATGCTCTGGCTGGAGCAGCAGCTCCGCGATACGGAAGAGAGGCTGCAGGCCGCCATTGAGGAGCTGGAGACGTCCAACGAAGAGCTGCAGAGCACAAACGAGGAGCTGATCGCCGCCAACGAGGAGCTGCAGAGCACGAACGAGGAGCTGCAAGCGGTCAACGAAGAGCTGGTGACGATCAATGCCGAGTACCAGTTCAAAATTCAGGAGTTAACCGAACTGAACAACGATATGGATCTGTTTCTGGTGAGCACGAAGATCGGCACAATTTTCCTCGACACGCAGTTTTGTGTCCGCCGCTTCACACCGGCCGTCACCAAAGAAATCAACCTGCTCGACGTCGACATCGGCCGGCCGTTCAGCCATATCTCGCACAACTTTTTGTACAACGACTTCATCAAGGATGCCGCCCAGGTGTTGAAATTGCTCAGATCGTTGGAGAAGGAGATCAAGAGCAAGACGGGCAAATGGTACAAAATGCGCATGATGCCTTACCGGACGCTTGAACATTTTACAAAAGGCATCATTATTACATTCGTCGATATTACGGAGTTGAAGGAAATGAACGAGGAGCTGCTCCGGCTCTCGAACGCCATGGAGCAAAGCCCGGTCATGGTGGCGATCACCGATCTGGAAGGGCGCATCGTGTTCGTGAACAGCACGTTTTTGCAGATGGTCGGCTGCAGCGCGGAGAGCATGTACGGCAAGCCGCTGGAGGGGCTTAACGACTGGCAGGCTTCCGGCGTCCGGTATGCGGAAATTTTGGACAAGCTGCGCCGCGGGGATTCGTGGGAAGGCGAGCTTGCGGGAATCGGCTGCAACGGCCAGACCTATTGGGAGCAGGCGAAGCTGCTGCCGATTCTGAAACGCGGCGAGACGATTCACTACATGAAAATTTCCGAGAATATAACCGAACGCAAGGAAACCGAGGAGCTGCTGCGCAAGTCGGAAATGCTGTCGGCCGTCGGGCAGCTGGCAGCGGGAATCGCGCATGAAATACGCAATCCGCTCACCGCTCTGAAAGGGTTTACAAAGCTGATGCAGGAAGACAATAAGCGCAACTATATTTCCATCATGGCGATGGAGCTGGAGCGGATCGAGCAGATCGTAAGCGAGCTGCTCGTGCTTTCCAAGCCGCAAGCGATGGATTTTCTTCCGACTGCGCTGGATGCGGTGCTGCGGGATGTGGTCATGCTGATCGAGGCGCAGGCGATTATGAACGATGTTCAGCTGGAGCTTACGGTGCCGGAAGAGTACTTATATGTGCACGGAGTAGCCAATCAATTAAAACAAGTTTTTATTAATCTTCTCAAAAACGGCATTGAAGCGATGCCGGGCGGGGGCACCATTACGATCAAGGTAAGCAAAGATGAAGGCGGCATGATTTGGACGACCGTGCAGGACCAGGGAATCGGTATTCCGCCGGAGAAGCTTGCCAAGCTGGGCGAACCGTTCTTCTCCACGAAATCGAAGGGTACGGGTCTTGGGCTTGTGATGAGTTATAAAATTATCGAGAACCACCACGGCAAGCTCGTTTACGAGAGCGAGCCGGGCAAAGGAACGAAGGTGAGCGTCGGTCTGCCGTCGCTGCCGCAGCTGCACCATTAA